The nucleotide window TCTTCCTCAGCCGCATCACTGCGGCGCCGGCAGTTCCATCGTTTGTAACGAGTTTCGCATAAACAGACTCCTGAAGCATCAAGTATCCATCGTGAAGAAGATACTTGCGAAAGAGACGATACTCCCTACGTTGTGCAGCAGTATCGATCGGCAAATCAAAAAAGACGATCAGCCTCATGTAACGTATCCTCGCCTCCATGGTCATACGATATCGAAGGGCTCTATCTCACCCACCGCCAAACGCCTGCAAAGTGCGTTGAGACAATCCTGGACATAGAGCGAAATGACCGAACTGACCTTATACTTTCCATCGCGATAGCAAATGCTCACATTGAGCACATCAGCAAGGAGGCGTCTTGTTTCCTTCGTAAAGTCGACCTCAACGTTATCAAAGACAAGCCGATCAACGATAGGTCGAAAAGGCTCCATGAGATCACAGGCGAGATTAAATTGATTATATTCGCTTCTATGGCAGATGCCAAGCGGTGTAAGGTAGCCGCGGGATACGATTTCACGACTCACAGCAGAAAGAATGACTGCGTATCCGTAGTTCAAAGCGGCGTTTATGGGGCAGTCAATGTCGCGCGAAAAACCATTGCCGAAAAGTACGGGGAAGTAGAGCCGTGCGGCAGCAGCTTCGCGATTGGTGGTATCCCCCGACCTAACCTCATCCACCATCCCTTGGAGCTGATCTGAAAACCCCTCTCGTCCCCGCAGTTCAAGCAGCCTCGCCTGGTGAGAGATCTTATCTTTCACCACATGCTGCCATACGCGCTTCTTGGACGGTTCGCTCCATTCAAGTTGCTCTGCAATACGTTTGCTCGTGTTGTGAGCACCATAGAGTGGCAAATACTGCCCTATTGGGTTGCACTTCTCGTCTGACACGACGAAAGAAATCTTTGCCTTGGCCAATTCGGAGAGCAGATAGGCACTAATGAATGCCCGTGTTGACTGAAGAGTAACGGAAGAGATTTCCGAAAGGTGTACCTTCACTATCTCGTCCTCCTTGCGGACAACAAGATAGCCTCCCTTATAGGTGCACTTGCAGGGACTTTCTATAAGAATGTTCCTAAAGCCCAATGCGAGTCCGCCTCTCAAACATGCCTGTCACGGACTGGTCGATGAGGACAAAGCTGCTAGCAGGATTATTCAACTTTGCATTGAAGTCGAACTTCATCTGGGCAGCATGCTTTGCTCCCCCAACTAAGCTCAAGTCAACCGAATTACTCTTAGCCCTAATCCTGTCCAGAATGCTGATAAGGATTTTAGATTTATCGTCGGAAGAGATCATATAAAAGTTTTGAGAAAGTTTGTCGAGCTTTAACTGGGAAAATAAAAGGGCGCACCTATCAGAGCCCCTCCGCTTCAAGTTGTCAAAGAAACTATCTTGAGCATTGCCAATTTTATCGATAGCGCTAGGATCTGCTCCATTGATGCACTTGGCACAGGTACTTATTATCTTCATCTCATCTAGCGAAAAAGCGAGTTCAGTTGCGTTGGTTACTGCATCTGCAGCAGTTACCAACAGCCTGCAGTTATCTACTTCAATCAGCTGCTTTTTCATTATCTTGCGAACCATGCGAACATGTTCAAGATTCTCTTGGAGAGCTAGACGAGAAACGTATTCTTCCAGCCTTTTCTGATTGGCCATTCGAGCAGCAATGGATGTCGGGATTCCTATGAACCTGAGTACTCTTTCTCCCGACGAGACGTCACTCGCTTCATAAATAAGAAAGTATGAGTAAAGCAGGTCGGAGTAGCCACCATACAGATTTGGGTCAAGCCCTTGCTTCAGAGGTATCTCATGCTTATGCTTGCCCTTAGGAGAATATATTGTCTCTCCCCAATAGCGGCCACCATATCGTGTATCTCCCTCCACGGGCATACGGCTTATAAAGCACTGGCGACAGTTAAGCACGCGACGGATCCCCTCGACCTCAGCCTTAGCATCCCAATCGTCCTTGAATATCTCGCCTGTCTCCTCATCAAAACCCGAGCTAAGGAAGCTGTTAACGATAAAGCCCTGCGTATGTGCAAGACAGTGAGACTTCTTATACTCCCGCGCCTGCATACGAGCATAGTCGCGCATGATGCGCGCAAGCCCAATGGGATTGTCATAGACGCTGGGATGACGCTTCTGGATGAAGAGGCCGATACGACAGGCAAGGAAAGCGTCGTGCGCATGGTGGAAATCATTGGCCTCACGGCATTTGACTAGACCAGCTGCTTCACGCAAATCATGCGAGATGCCAGCCTTCACCGGCACGATCCGCGTGTTTGGATACCTCGCCTCAAACAGTGTCTGAACAAGCTTGACCATCTGGCTGGTCTCGACGATCTGCCGCGCGACAAACCCCTTCATGGCCTTATCATCAATATGGTTGCGGAAGAGATTCCTGAACTTCTTGTCGCCCACCAGCTTTGCGTCATGCAGCATACGCCAGTATCCGCCCATCTTCTGCCTGATAGAGGAATCGATAAGCAACGCGTCCGTCTTATGCTGGTTCTCCTCGCGGTACACGAGCACCTTGTTCTCGAAGCTGTCATCCTTTATGTACGAGCGTGGAATGATGTGATCAACCTCGTATTTTCCAGTATGTAGCTCCTCAATCTTGATTGGACGCCCTGAGTACATGCACTTACCCCGTTGCATGAAGTACAACGAGAGCCGTTCGTCCATATCCCCCGGTGCTTTTTCGCACAGTTCTTTCCAAAGCGATGGATCATCTTTCTTAAATTTTTCGAGGGCGCTCTTGATTGCGTCATAGCGTCTCTTGGTGCGCTTGCCTTTCTTGCGTGGATCATCCTCCTCACGTGTCACCTCAATGAAGATGTTGGTGGGCTCTTTCCTCGCAATAGAGGCGATCTCATCCACAATGCGTACAGCCTGGTTGATACTTCTCCGAATCGCAGGAGACCCAGGTAGGTCATTTACATCCATAAGGCCATTATTGTGCTCGCGGAAATAATCCCTGTTGAGGCCATCAATAGCCTTCTGGAAGCCAAGGTCCTCGTCACGGAGCACTTCCATAAAGACCATCGTGCGAGAACGTTGGCCATTGTTCGGATTCCCCTCACGCAGCACATCCATAATCGACTTGCGACCAGTATCCGTATTGACCTTAATGTCCGTGAGGAGTCTCTTCGATAGCCGTCCCCAGCCCGTAAAGCGTTTCTTGCAGATGACCTTTATCTGCTCGGAGGTCAGCCTATCACCACCGTATGCTTCCTCGATCTTCCGCTTGAGAATGTCCCTATCCTCAAATAGCGTGCTCCAAAGGATGATCTGCTCGATCATCGTATAGTCGGCCTCGTCCAGCCCGTCAGTTTTGAATACGTCCTTACAGAAGAAGATATACGAGCCGAGCTTTGACTCAAACCCATGCTCTCCCTGTCCTCCGCGCACACGAGCACCTGTAAAATTGTATTTGCGCTCCAACCAATCGGAGACCTTATTGTATGTGACGGAACGAGTTCTTCTGAACAAGTCGCACATGATGCGCTCGCGTTGGGCGGCGTCAAAACGACGCTCATCGTCCCCATCAACCGTCCAATGCGCACCGTTAAATTCGTTGAGAGCACAGAATTCCTCATAGAGCAGAGAGCACTTGGGGAGGACGGGCTCCCCCTGGAGGTAGGTGCAGTCACCCGTCATGCGCATTATGAAGTCTTCGGCACTCTTATCGCGATCGATGATCTCTTCCCAGTTCCATGGGGTGATGACAGCATGCTCCATACCATCCTTGCGTGATGACCATGCAAAGCGCTCTTTACCGTCATGGCCAATCGCGGCATTTTTCCTGGTAAGCGGCCCCACATAATAGGGAATCCTGAAGGACACGAGCGACTCAATCTTGTCTTCTTCAGACAGGAGGAAGGGATAGTGTTTCCCCTGGTTTTCGAGGATGGTATGCAACTCCTCTAGATGAAGCTGGTAGTAGATGCTCCCGTTATCGCTCGTCTTGAGCCTGCGAAGAAACTTCTGCTCGCCAAAGGCTACCATCATCTCTTGGTAACGCTCATCCTGCAGCGCATCCGTTCCCTTGAAGAGTTCCTTGACTGACTTCTGGAAGTCATCATAGTTCGCCTTTGTGGTACCAAGGTTATATCGGGTATACCCCCGCGCCTCGTCTACGACGTAGTCGCTTGACCCCGCATATGTCTCACCACGGAAAAATAAGTCGTATTTCTGTGGCGCATATGTACGTGTAAGCTCCTTGAGCAGTCTCAAGTCTCTTCCGTACTGCTTGTACTTGGCAACCATGTTGGCCGAGATGGTCTGGCCTGATGGATCTGCATAAGAAAGGAGCTCCTGCAAGATGTAGGCTGAGTACAACTTGCAAAGCGCCTGGAACAATTCTCCACTATCATCAGGACAGGATTCACGAACGGCCTCGACATCTTCGTCAGACGACAAATAAATGTATGATGTCTTCTCAGCAGGAAACTCACCGAAGATGTTCTTCATCTCCACCTTGAGTCCGACGATTGCCTTAGCGATTGCCTCGTTACACTGCTTGCTCTGCTTTGCGTCCCCACAATCGACACCAGTTAGCTTGGCAATCTCCTTTGCCTGGTCGCTGCGCCCTTTCTCGCCATCAGCCAGCACATTGAGAATGGCCTCGTCGATAGCACCATCATCTTCCTCGCCTTTCCAAGCGCACTCATAGTCACGCTCCGAACACCAATCGTTCAAAGCCAGTCGCAGACTCTTCACCGCCTGAGCAGGATTTGCATCACGAGAACTCAGACTCTTGTTGTTCTCACGCAGGAAGTTGCCCCTATGCTTCACGATGTTATGAGTAGCAAGATAGATGAGACGAATGTCGGCTTTCTCGTCCGTTTCCATCAGCCATTTGCGTAGGTGGTAAATGGTAGGAAAGCGCTTGTAATAATCCACTTCGTTGAAGTCTGAGTCATTGAAGATGGGCCATGTGTAATCCGCATGTCCCTTTTCCCTATCTCCCACATACAGGCGCGATTGTCTAAGCCTGCAAAAGAACTCTGAGTCAACCTTGCTGACCTCATCTTGGAAGAGACTCTGTAGAAGGTCGAGCCGCCAACGCCTGCGAACATAACGACGCCGTTGGCTGCGGTGTATACGCGCCCCTGCAGCAGTTTGCGCTGCGTCGAAAAGCCTGCTACCCAGAGTGGGCTTGCCCTTGAAGTGCGCGATGGCCCCAGCTTTATCTGTAACTGCCCATCCAACGGAGTTGGTGCCCATGTCCAGACCGATGTTGTACTCGTCTGTAGTATTGCGAAGATTCATGCGCTTCCCTTTCTCCGTGTGGTGCTACACTGTCCTCGTTCTGAATTACCAGTCAGAACGATACTGCGAGTCAAAATACGGCTTAGCCATACCTGCCCTTTTTGGGCACCGCGT belongs to Olsenella uli DSM 7084 and includes:
- the cas9 gene encoding type II CRISPR RNA-guided endonuclease Cas9 (Cas9, originally named Csn1, is the large, multifunctional signature protein of type II CRISPR/Cas systems. It is well known even to general audiences because its RNA-guided endonuclease activity has made it a popular tool for custom editing of eukaryotic genomes.), whose translation is MNLRNTTDEYNIGLDMGTNSVGWAVTDKAGAIAHFKGKPTLGSRLFDAAQTAAGARIHRSQRRRYVRRRWRLDLLQSLFQDEVSKVDSEFFCRLRQSRLYVGDREKGHADYTWPIFNDSDFNEVDYYKRFPTIYHLRKWLMETDEKADIRLIYLATHNIVKHRGNFLRENNKSLSSRDANPAQAVKSLRLALNDWCSERDYECAWKGEEDDGAIDEAILNVLADGEKGRSDQAKEIAKLTGVDCGDAKQSKQCNEAIAKAIVGLKVEMKNIFGEFPAEKTSYIYLSSDEDVEAVRESCPDDSGELFQALCKLYSAYILQELLSYADPSGQTISANMVAKYKQYGRDLRLLKELTRTYAPQKYDLFFRGETYAGSSDYVVDEARGYTRYNLGTTKANYDDFQKSVKELFKGTDALQDERYQEMMVAFGEQKFLRRLKTSDNGSIYYQLHLEELHTILENQGKHYPFLLSEEDKIESLVSFRIPYYVGPLTRKNAAIGHDGKERFAWSSRKDGMEHAVITPWNWEEIIDRDKSAEDFIMRMTGDCTYLQGEPVLPKCSLLYEEFCALNEFNGAHWTVDGDDERRFDAAQRERIMCDLFRRTRSVTYNKVSDWLERKYNFTGARVRGGQGEHGFESKLGSYIFFCKDVFKTDGLDEADYTMIEQIILWSTLFEDRDILKRKIEEAYGGDRLTSEQIKVICKKRFTGWGRLSKRLLTDIKVNTDTGRKSIMDVLREGNPNNGQRSRTMVFMEVLRDEDLGFQKAIDGLNRDYFREHNNGLMDVNDLPGSPAIRRSINQAVRIVDEIASIARKEPTNIFIEVTREEDDPRKKGKRTKRRYDAIKSALEKFKKDDPSLWKELCEKAPGDMDERLSLYFMQRGKCMYSGRPIKIEELHTGKYEVDHIIPRSYIKDDSFENKVLVYREENQHKTDALLIDSSIRQKMGGYWRMLHDAKLVGDKKFRNLFRNHIDDKAMKGFVARQIVETSQMVKLVQTLFEARYPNTRIVPVKAGISHDLREAAGLVKCREANDFHHAHDAFLACRIGLFIQKRHPSVYDNPIGLARIMRDYARMQAREYKKSHCLAHTQGFIVNSFLSSGFDEETGEIFKDDWDAKAEVEGIRRVLNCRQCFISRMPVEGDTRYGGRYWGETIYSPKGKHKHEIPLKQGLDPNLYGGYSDLLYSYFLIYEASDVSSGERVLRFIGIPTSIAARMANQKRLEEYVSRLALQENLEHVRMVRKIMKKQLIEVDNCRLLVTAADAVTNATELAFSLDEMKIISTCAKCINGADPSAIDKIGNAQDSFFDNLKRRGSDRCALLFSQLKLDKLSQNFYMISSDDKSKILISILDRIRAKSNSVDLSLVGGAKHAAQMKFDFNAKLNNPASSFVLIDQSVTGMFERRTRIGL
- the cas1 gene encoding type II CRISPR-associated endonuclease Cas1 — its product is MRGGLALGFRNILIESPCKCTYKGGYLVVRKEDEIVKVHLSEISSVTLQSTRAFISAYLLSELAKAKISFVVSDEKCNPIGQYLPLYGAHNTSKRIAEQLEWSEPSKKRVWQHVVKDKISHQARLLELRGREGFSDQLQGMVDEVRSGDTTNREAAAARLYFPVLFGNGFSRDIDCPINAALNYGYAVILSAVSREIVSRGYLTPLGICHRSEYNQFNLACDLMEPFRPIVDRLVFDNVEVDFTKETRRLLADVLNVSICYRDGKYKVSSVISLYVQDCLNALCRRLAVGEIEPFDIV
- the cas2 gene encoding CRISPR-associated endonuclease Cas2 — its product is MRLIVFFDLPIDTAAQRREYRLFRKYLLHDGYLMLQESVYAKLVTNDGTAGAAVMRLRKNRPSSGLVQILKVTESQFATMEYITGNRSVYDEVDTMEELLII